A DNA window from Oscillatoria sp. FACHB-1406 contains the following coding sequences:
- a CDS encoding DUF3368 domain-containing protein gives MIIVSDTSPLNNLAAIQQLHLLHLLYGIVLIPEAVYRELTDPDFPVAGATEVQTFEWIQTQSVRDRTLVEALRNELDLGEAEAIALTVESQAERILIDERRGRLVARRLNLQYTGILGILVEAKDKGLIAEVKPLLDALINEAGFWVAEPLYNNVLRLVNEL, from the coding sequence TTGATTATTGTCAGCGATACATCACCCCTCAACAATCTTGCTGCGATTCAACAGCTTCATCTTCTTCATTTACTCTATGGAATCGTTCTCATTCCTGAAGCTGTGTATCGAGAATTGACCGACCCAGATTTTCCTGTTGCTGGTGCCACCGAAGTACAAACATTTGAATGGATTCAAACTCAGTCTGTACGCGATCGCACCCTTGTCGAAGCATTGAGGAACGAACTTGACTTGGGGGAAGCTGAGGCAATCGCTTTAACCGTCGAGAGTCAGGCGGAGCGAATCTTAATTGACGAACGTCGAGGTCGGTTAGTAGCACGCCGACTCAATCTCCAATATACGGGGATTTTAGGAATACTGGTTGAAGCCAAAGATAAAGGCTTAATCGCTGAGGTTAAACCTCTATTAGATGCGTTGATTAATGAGGCAGGATTCTGGGTTGCAGAACCTCTCTATAATAACGTCTTAAGACTTGTTAACGAACTCTAA
- a CDS encoding UPF0175 family protein — MSVVVPNEILTITRMSEAEMLQEIAVMLFQREKLTLAQASRFAGMHQVAFQHLLASRRISVHYDVEDFEQDIQNLREMGRL, encoded by the coding sequence ATGAGTGTTGTTGTCCCCAACGAAATCTTAACGATAACTCGTATGAGTGAGGCTGAAATGCTTCAGGAAATTGCCGTGATGCTCTTTCAGCGCGAAAAGCTTACTCTCGCTCAAGCCAGTCGATTTGCCGGAATGCACCAAGTTGCCTTTCAACACCTCCTCGCAAGTCGTCGTATCTCCGTACATTATGACGTAGAAGATTTTGAACAAGATATTCAAAATTTGCGGGAGATGGGCAGACTTTGA
- a CDS encoding Uma2 family endonuclease, with protein sequence MLVELNRFIVLPGQKVFLQDVTWQEFEQILVDLGEHRASRIAYANGFLEIMVPLPSHESNKVIIGDFIKALLEELDLEFYPLGSTTFKNELMQQGIEPDDCFYIEHEAEVRGKERLDLAIDPPPDLALEIDVTSRTHPTIYQALGVPELWRFERGKLQINVLQNGTYAEVPFSPTFPNFSLVEAIPEYLERVKREGRNKTMKAFRNWVREQIERP encoded by the coding sequence ATGTTAGTCGAACTCAATCGGTTTATCGTACTGCCAGGACAAAAAGTTTTTTTACAAGATGTAACTTGGCAGGAGTTTGAACAAATCTTAGTCGATTTAGGCGAACACCGAGCTTCGCGAATTGCTTACGCAAACGGATTTCTAGAAATAATGGTTCCCTTGCCATCTCACGAATCCAATAAAGTTATTATTGGCGACTTTATTAAGGCTTTGCTCGAAGAACTCGATCTGGAATTTTATCCATTAGGTTCGACGACTTTCAAAAATGAGTTAATGCAGCAGGGAATCGAACCAGACGATTGTTTCTATATCGAGCATGAAGCTGAAGTTCGCGGGAAGGAACGTTTAGATTTAGCGATCGATCCTCCTCCCGATTTAGCCTTAGAAATTGATGTAACCTCCCGTACTCACCCTACTATTTACCAAGCCTTGGGCGTTCCTGAGTTATGGCGCTTTGAACGGGGAAAGCTACAGATTAATGTCTTACAAAATGGTACTTATGCAGAAGTTCCGTTTAGTCCAACTTTTCCAAATTTTTCCCTCGTTGAGGCAATTCCTGAATATTTAGAACGGGTGAAAAGGGAGGGCAGAAACAAAACAATGAAAGCCTTTAGAAACTGGGTACGAGAGCAAATCGAGCGCCCTTAA
- a CDS encoding SRPBCC family protein — MSSWLEHSVQVEVDAPIELVWGLWSDLEQMPRWMKWIDSVHILDDNPELSRWKLASGNIEFSWLSRILKLVPHQIIQWESVDGLPNRGAVRFYDRKTSSIVKLTVAYSIPSLLGKIMDNLFLGRVVESTIQADMERFRDYVTNIQRQASDGI, encoded by the coding sequence ATGTCTTCCTGGCTCGAACATAGCGTACAAGTTGAAGTTGATGCCCCCATCGAATTGGTTTGGGGATTGTGGTCGGATTTAGAACAAATGCCGCGCTGGATGAAATGGATTGATTCCGTTCATATCCTCGATGACAATCCCGAACTTTCTCGGTGGAAATTAGCATCGGGAAATATTGAATTTAGCTGGCTGTCGCGCATCCTTAAATTAGTTCCCCATCAAATCATTCAATGGGAATCTGTTGATGGTTTGCCTAATCGCGGAGCGGTACGTTTTTACGATCGCAAAACCAGCAGCATCGTTAAACTCACCGTCGCCTATTCCATCCCCAGCCTGTTGGGAAAAATTATGGATAATTTATTCCTCGGGCGCGTCGTTGAATCTACCATTCAAGCCGATATGGAGCGCTTTCGCGATTACGTGACGAACATTCAACGGCAAGCATCGGATGGGATTTAG
- the zds gene encoding 9,9'-di-cis-zeta-carotene desaturase gives MRVAIVGAGLAGMTAAIDLVDAGCEVEIFESRPFVGGKVGSWVDADGNHLEMGLHVFFGCYYNLFELMRKVGAIDNLRLKEHTHIFINEGGKVGELDFRFLTGAPFNGLKAFFTTSQLGAIDKIANSLALGTSPIVRGLLDFDGALKTIRDLDSISFADWFRKHGGNNSSLKRMWNPIAYALGFIDTENISARCMLTIFLFFATRTEASVLRMLEGSPYEYLHKPILDYLEPRGTKIHTRRRVREIRYSEGDETRVTSILVANGDSEETITADAYLFACDVPGIQRILPQEWRKWEEFDNIYQLEAVPVATVQLRFDGWVTELNDAQQRQQLQKAVGIDNLLYTADADFSCFADLALTSPGDYYREGQGSLLQLVLTPGDPFIKKSNEEIANHVLAQVRELFPSARDLNMTWYSVVKLAQSLYREAPGMDAFRPNQITPIPNFFLAGSYTKQDYIDSMEGATISGRRAAKAILENAAKLKEVAVV, from the coding sequence ATGCGCGTAGCGATCGTTGGTGCAGGATTAGCAGGGATGACAGCCGCAATCGATCTTGTCGATGCGGGTTGCGAGGTAGAAATCTTTGAATCGCGTCCGTTTGTCGGCGGGAAAGTGGGCAGTTGGGTCGATGCCGACGGCAATCACTTAGAGATGGGATTGCACGTATTCTTCGGCTGCTACTACAATCTGTTTGAGTTGATGCGGAAAGTCGGCGCGATCGATAACCTGCGACTCAAAGAACACACCCACATCTTTATCAACGAAGGCGGTAAAGTCGGCGAACTCGACTTTCGCTTCCTGACCGGCGCGCCTTTTAACGGACTCAAAGCCTTTTTTACCACATCCCAACTCGGCGCGATCGACAAAATCGCCAACTCCCTCGCCCTCGGTACCAGCCCCATCGTGCGCGGACTCCTCGACTTCGACGGCGCACTCAAAACCATTCGCGACCTCGATTCTATCAGCTTCGCCGACTGGTTCCGCAAGCACGGCGGCAATAACAGCAGCCTCAAGCGGATGTGGAATCCCATCGCCTACGCCCTCGGTTTCATCGACACCGAAAACATCTCCGCCCGGTGTATGCTGACCATCTTCCTTTTCTTCGCCACCCGCACCGAAGCCTCTGTCCTGCGAATGCTGGAAGGTTCCCCCTACGAATACCTCCACAAACCCATCCTCGACTACCTCGAACCGCGCGGCACAAAAATCCACACCCGGCGTAGAGTGCGCGAAATCCGCTACAGCGAAGGTGACGAAACCCGCGTCACTAGCATTCTCGTTGCCAACGGCGACAGCGAAGAAACCATAACCGCCGATGCCTATCTTTTCGCCTGCGATGTCCCCGGAATTCAGCGCATCTTGCCCCAAGAATGGCGGAAATGGGAAGAATTCGACAATATTTATCAACTCGAAGCCGTTCCCGTCGCTACCGTCCAACTGCGCTTCGACGGCTGGGTGACAGAACTCAACGACGCACAGCAGCGCCAACAACTGCAAAAAGCCGTCGGGATCGATAACTTATTATATACAGCCGATGCCGACTTCTCCTGCTTCGCAGACCTCGCCCTCACCAGTCCCGGCGATTACTACCGCGAAGGGCAAGGATCTTTATTGCAATTAGTCCTCACTCCCGGCGATCCTTTTATTAAGAAGAGTAATGAAGAAATCGCTAACCACGTCCTCGCCCAAGTTCGCGAACTTTTCCCCTCCGCTCGCGACTTAAACATGACTTGGTATAGCGTCGTAAAACTCGCTCAATCTTTATATCGCGAAGCGCCCGGAATGGATGCCTTCCGTCCCAATCAAATCACGCCAATTCCTAACTTCTTCCTCGCCGGAAGTTACACGAAACAGGATTATATTGATAGTATGGAAGGAGCGACAATTTCCGGTCGTCGTGCTGCGAAAGCAATCTTGGAAAATGCAGCAAAGTTGAAAGAAGTGGCTGTGGTTTGA
- a CDS encoding type II toxin-antitoxin system RelE/ParE family toxin produces the protein MKRLLVTLDASRDLSEISDYFLEQSVEAGEHFVEGFEKKCKYLAQFPYFGRSYFDISPDLRGITWMNYIIFYQIFDDRIEILRVISGYRDLEEIFNRQ, from the coding sequence ATGAAACGTTTGCTCGTTACACTTGACGCAAGTCGAGACTTGTCAGAAATTTCAGATTACTTTTTAGAACAGAGCGTTGAAGCTGGCGAACATTTCGTTGAAGGGTTTGAAAAAAAATGTAAATATCTAGCACAGTTCCCTTATTTTGGACGCTCTTACTTCGATATTTCTCCAGATTTACGCGGTATAACTTGGATGAATTACATTATTTTCTATCAAATTTTTGACGATCGCATTGAAATATTGCGAGTAATTAGCGGTTATCGCGATTTAGAAGAGATTTTTAACCGACAATAA
- a CDS encoding MFS transporter: MQPSETTPQPKQELVAWGKTCGLAGVQGAITLSWVVYNLYLPQLLQNLGLDKSLALSLLVVESFLAAGIEPVIGFLSDRDPQSGSLQDRAHFTTKLPLIVATTSAAALLFALLPHASSQSLLLGLSIAWAVAMAAFRPPVMSFLGEFAFKAGLPQAVSVLTLAGGIAGSLRFSAQTSILKLGATTAFLLSSVILLAAIFLLRFLVLREPSSPSKTYSARLPIGRILFLFGFGLMMGWSLRLLLGESIPRLLRNYEVSNFNLWMSLTFLLMSIFAVISGYLTAKIAHRQRNHWSLAAGSALIVVSLGLLLLKPPVAIAFLLAIILLAGLGTVANSPLPLALEFFPSNRGGLALGLYFGATGLAAAIFNLAIPKPAESLDLLAAVLFAQGAVALAGIGALLSTPLQE, from the coding sequence ATGCAACCTAGCGAAACAACCCCGCAGCCAAAGCAAGAACTCGTCGCTTGGGGCAAAACCTGCGGTTTAGCAGGCGTTCAAGGCGCAATTACCCTCTCTTGGGTGGTTTACAATCTCTATCTACCCCAATTGCTACAAAATCTCGGTTTAGACAAGAGTCTCGCGCTTTCGCTGCTCGTTGTCGAAAGTTTTCTCGCCGCAGGAATTGAACCCGTTATCGGTTTCCTCTCCGATCGCGACCCGCAAAGCGGATCCTTGCAGGATCGCGCCCATTTTACCACCAAACTCCCCCTCATCGTTGCTACAACGAGCGCAGCAGCCCTCCTTTTCGCCCTTCTGCCCCACGCCAGCAGCCAATCCCTACTCCTCGGACTTTCTATCGCTTGGGCGGTGGCAATGGCAGCCTTTCGTCCGCCTGTCATGTCCTTTTTAGGGGAATTTGCGTTTAAAGCCGGACTGCCGCAAGCCGTCAGTGTTTTAACCCTCGCCGGAGGTATTGCCGGTTCTTTGCGGTTTTCTGCCCAAACTTCAATCTTGAAGTTAGGTGCAACAACCGCTTTTCTTCTCTCCTCCGTTATTCTTTTAGCTGCTATTTTTTTGCTGCGATTTTTAGTCTTGCGCGAACCTTCTTCGCCTTCTAAAACTTACTCCGCTCGCCTTCCCATCGGGAGAATTCTGTTTTTATTCGGCTTTGGATTAATGATGGGTTGGAGTTTGCGCTTGCTGTTGGGGGAAAGTATTCCTCGCTTGCTTCGCAATTATGAAGTGAGTAACTTCAACCTGTGGATGAGTTTAACTTTTCTCTTAATGTCAATTTTTGCTGTTATTTCGGGTTATTTGACCGCAAAAATTGCCCATCGCCAACGCAATCATTGGTCGCTCGCCGCAGGTAGCGCGCTAATTGTGGTTAGCCTCGGTTTGTTACTGCTAAAACCACCAGTCGCGATCGCGTTTTTGCTCGCAATTATCCTACTTGCAGGCTTGGGAACGGTTGCCAATAGTCCGCTCCCCCTTGCCCTCGAATTTTTCCCGTCCAATCGCGGGGGTTTAGCGCTGGGTTTATATTTTGGGGCGACGGGATTAGCAGCGGCAATCTTCAATTTAGCGATACCCAAACCGGCAGAAAGTTTGGATTTGTTGGCTGCTGTACTGTTCGCCCAAGGTGCAGTTGCACTTGCTGGAATTGGCGCGTTACTTTCAACTCCGCTGCAAGAATAA
- a CDS encoding ELWxxDGT repeat protein, which translates to MPALPQLVKDIIPGFGSSSPEGLTVFNDKLYFSARASGTGHELWVTDSTDVGTQLVKDINPGVGSSYPKDFCAFNGRLFFTADDGSTGEELWVTDGTDVGTQLLKDIRPGTGSSLDFINYPPNFTVFNGRLFFTANDGINGRELWSTDGTTAGTQLFKDIFPGINGSSPTGMTVFNGKLIFAAQDPTTARELWISDGTVAGTQLLKDISWRGHTGFWSSSPENFTILGNKLFFTAREWQGTGDELWVTDGTTAGTQLIKDIRPGGNIGSGPQSLTVVNDKLFFSVNDGTNGEQVWVSDGTAAGTQLTKNISSGFSIYSPRNLTAFNGKLFFSANDGTYGREVWFSDGTAAGTQLLKDITPGAFGSIIEELAVFDGKLFISAGSELWVSDGTTAGTQLVSDIFSNNPENFTILGDRLLFTASTFTSGSRTGTGTELWKIDATTPSLTIAPTNADRPEGNTDTTPFTFTVTRSGDTSDTSSVQYAVAGSGSSPTNATDFDGATTGSIEFAANQATATITLNVRGDATIEPDEEFTVTLSNPIRATLATATATGIIRDDDSVIIPTPNPIPTPTPDPVPTPTPDPITTPTPDPITTPTPDPVPTPTPEPIPTPTPEPSTLPSLVRIADDIFRISGGAANKPKLQITISDSRPSSVNELAVFTVDDIRGTIDGIAPTETGYAQAALSRAKVIFSMLANVPQGFDPKSLNRSLEFDSGNNLRFLLIKNDTLDSVRNKNASNPDILFSNASNQKITASSTGSFTLAWEDGNGNSSDFKDFVVNIQATDTPLPLGANLQDRQQGEVLDLSGVDSTKTVQASFTVSREAAYNNSVGLYKVIDYQGTIADPLTGTFLKPGDSGYVEAAIKNRVAGIDLQTANQSTITIDTVFQGGSIFAPFMIANGSVEQLLDVDKSNDPSVYFAYSGANADKVDRIRLLGNNVFGFEDLPGGGDFDYNDMIVKTDISVM; encoded by the coding sequence GTGCCTGCACTACCTCAATTAGTTAAGGACATCATCCCTGGATTTGGAAGTTCCTCCCCAGAGGGTCTTACGGTCTTCAACGACAAGCTGTATTTCAGTGCGCGTGCAAGCGGCACTGGGCATGAACTGTGGGTGACGGATAGCACGGATGTTGGAACTCAATTGGTCAAAGACATCAATCCGGGTGTCGGTAGTTCTTACCCAAAGGACTTTTGTGCTTTCAACGGCAGGCTGTTTTTCACGGCGGATGATGGCAGCACTGGTGAAGAACTGTGGGTGACAGATGGCACGGATGTTGGAACTCAACTCCTAAAGGATATTCGACCGGGCACTGGTTCTTCATTAGATTTCATTAACTACCCACCAAACTTTACTGTTTTCAACGGCAGGCTGTTTTTTACTGCGAATGACGGCATCAATGGGCGGGAACTGTGGAGTACCGATGGCACAACTGCTGGGACTCAACTGTTCAAGGATATCTTTCCAGGCATCAACGGTTCTAGTCCAACGGGCATGACCGTCTTCAATGGCAAACTAATTTTTGCTGCACAAGACCCGACAACTGCAAGAGAGTTGTGGATTTCCGATGGCACGGTGGCTGGGACTCAACTCCTGAAGGATATTTCCTGGAGGGGTCATACTGGCTTTTGGAGTTCTAGTCCAGAGAACTTCACCATCCTCGGTAACAAACTATTTTTCACTGCTAGGGAGTGGCAAGGTACTGGTGATGAACTGTGGGTGACCGATGGCACGACAGCAGGGACTCAATTGATCAAAGATATTCGACCTGGCGGCAACATCGGTTCTGGTCCACAAAGTTTAACCGTCGTGAATGACAAACTATTCTTCAGCGTCAACGACGGCACGAATGGAGAACAAGTGTGGGTGAGTGATGGCACGGCGGCGGGAACTCAATTGACTAAGAATATTTCTTCAGGATTTAGCATCTACAGTCCAAGAAACTTAACTGCCTTCAATGGCAAACTGTTTTTCAGCGCCAACGACGGCACCTATGGGCGAGAAGTCTGGTTCAGTGATGGCACGGCGGCGGGGACTCAACTCCTGAAAGATATTACACCGGGCGCGTTTGGCAGCATTATAGAGGAGCTTGCTGTCTTCGATGGCAAACTATTCATTAGCGCTGGGAGTGAGCTATGGGTCAGTGATGGCACGACAGCAGGGACTCAACTGGTTTCCGACATCTTCTCTAATAACCCTGAAAATTTCACTATCCTGGGCGATCGGTTGCTGTTCACTGCTTCTACCTTCACGAGTGGCAGCAGAACTGGGACTGGGACAGAGCTATGGAAGATTGATGCAACAACCCCTAGCTTGACGATCGCCCCCACCAACGCCGATCGTCCCGAAGGTAACACTGACACCACACCTTTCACCTTCACCGTCACGCGCTCAGGCGACACCAGCGACACCAGTTCCGTCCAGTATGCCGTCGCTGGCAGTGGCAGCAGTCCCACCAATGCTACCGACTTCGATGGCGCAACCACCGGCAGCATTGAGTTTGCCGCCAATCAAGCCACTGCCACCATTACCCTCAACGTCAGAGGCGATGCCACGATCGAACCCGATGAGGAATTCACCGTCACCTTAAGCAATCCCATTCGAGCAACGCTCGCCACTGCTACCGCTACAGGCATCATCCGCGACGACGATAGTGTTATCATCCCAACCCCAAATCCCATTCCCACCCCAACCCCAGATCCCGTTCCAACTCCGACTCCAGATCCCATTACAACTCCGACCCCAGATCCCATTACAACTCCGACTCCAGATCCCGTTCCAACTCCGACCCCAGAACCCATTCCAACCCCGACCCCAGAACCATCAACATTGCCATCTCTGGTTAGGATAGCCGATGACATTTTCAGAATTTCAGGTGGTGCTGCCAACAAACCCAAACTGCAAATTACCATCTCAGATTCTAGACCTAGCTCTGTAAATGAGTTAGCTGTATTCACTGTTGATGATATTCGAGGAACAATTGATGGTATTGCTCCTACCGAAACGGGTTACGCTCAAGCTGCACTAAGCCGTGCCAAAGTTATCTTTTCCATGCTTGCTAATGTTCCCCAAGGCTTCGATCCAAAATCTTTGAACCGGTCATTAGAATTCGACTCTGGCAATAATCTTAGGTTCCTGCTGATTAAAAATGACACCTTAGATAGTGTTCGTAACAAAAACGCATCCAATCCAGACATTTTATTCTCCAATGCCTCCAATCAAAAAATTACAGCCTCTAGCACAGGAAGTTTCACCCTGGCTTGGGAAGATGGCAATGGCAACAGTAGCGACTTTAAAGATTTCGTAGTTAATATTCAAGCCACGGATACCCCCTTACCGTTAGGTGCAAATCTTCAAGATCGGCAACAGGGTGAAGTTCTCGATTTAAGCGGTGTTGATTCAACCAAAACAGTTCAAGCTAGCTTTACAGTCAGTAGAGAAGCTGCCTACAACAACTCTGTTGGCTTATATAAGGTCATCGACTATCAAGGCACAATCGCCGATCCATTGACAGGAACGTTCCTAAAACCAGGAGATTCAGGTTATGTCGAAGCCGCTATTAAAAATCGTGTTGCAGGGATCGACTTACAAACTGCCAACCAATCTACGATAACCATAGACACAGTATTTCAGGGCGGCTCTATTTTTGCTCCGTTTATGATTGCAAACGGTTCTGTAGAGCAACTTTTAGATGTCGATAAATCTAACGATCCCTCCGTTTACTTCGCTTACTCTGGCGCTAACGCTGATAAAGTCGATCGTATTCGTTTGCTGGGAAATAATGTCTTTGGATTTGAGGATCTTCCCGGAGGAGGCGACTTCGATTACAACGACATGATTGTCAAGACAGACATTTCTGTCATGTAA
- a CDS encoding NAD(+) kinase — protein MRLDRVIIVHKAESSSSKALAERCAQELEARGSRVLMGPSGFKDNPYPVFLASSQQPLDLAIVLGGDGAALAAARHLAPEGIPILAVNVGGHLGFLTESPEDFQDTPHVWERLESDLYAVQRRMMLQARLVEGSHTHPETASDPILCLNEMCVKPASLDRMPSSILEVEVDGDVVDRYHGDGLIVSTPTGSTCYNASAGGPILHAGMDAIAVTPICPLSLSIRSLILPPGATIEVCPLGDREVNTKLWTDGVLATTIWPGQRVNIRIADCQAKFIILREQNSFYQTLREKLQWAGTRVHSRNNGNGPA, from the coding sequence GTGCGCCTCGATCGCGTTATTATCGTTCACAAAGCCGAAAGTTCCAGCAGCAAAGCCCTAGCCGAACGATGCGCCCAAGAGCTAGAAGCGCGCGGCAGCAGAGTTTTGATGGGGCCGAGCGGTTTTAAAGATAACCCTTACCCGGTGTTTTTGGCTTCTTCCCAGCAACCGCTCGATCTCGCGATCGTTTTGGGGGGCGACGGTGCTGCCCTCGCCGCAGCGCGACATCTCGCCCCCGAAGGCATTCCGATCTTAGCCGTGAACGTGGGCGGACATTTAGGGTTTCTCACGGAATCGCCGGAAGACTTTCAGGATACGCCGCACGTTTGGGAGCGATTGGAGTCGGATTTGTATGCGGTGCAGCGCCGCATGATGCTGCAAGCGCGACTGGTGGAAGGCAGTCACACGCATCCGGAAACCGCCAGCGATCCTATCCTTTGCCTGAATGAAATGTGCGTTAAACCCGCCAGTCTCGACCGAATGCCCTCTTCGATTTTGGAAGTGGAAGTCGATGGCGATGTGGTCGATCGCTACCACGGGGATGGTTTAATCGTTTCTACACCCACGGGATCGACGTGCTACAACGCTTCGGCGGGCGGCCCGATTTTGCACGCGGGGATGGATGCGATCGCGGTAACGCCGATTTGTCCCCTCAGTCTTTCCATCCGTTCGCTGATTTTACCCCCCGGCGCAACGATTGAAGTTTGTCCGTTAGGCGATCGTGAAGTCAACACCAAACTCTGGACGGACGGCGTACTCGCGACTACCATTTGGCCGGGACAGCGGGTTAATATTCGCATTGCCGATTGTCAGGCAAAATTCATTATTCTGCGCGAACAAAACTCTTTTTATCAAACCTTGAGAGAGAAGTTACAATGGGCGGGAACGCGGGTGCATTCTCGCAATAATGGTAATGGCCCTGCCTGA
- the psbA gene encoding photosystem II q(b) protein — translation MTTTYQTAVNPNLWERFCNWITSTSNRLYIGWFGVLMIPTGLTATIVYILAMIAAPPVDLDGIREPVSGSLLSGNNIITATVVPSSAAIGLHLYPLWEASSMDEWLYNGGPYQLVVFHFLIAIYAYLGRQWELSYRLGMRPWICVAYSAPVAAATAVLLVYPIGQGSFSDGLMLGISGTFNFMIVFQAEHNILMHPFHMLGVAGVFGGALFAAMHGSLVTSSLVRETSDNESTNAGYKFGQEEETYNIVAAHGYFGRLIFQYASFNNSRSLHFFLAAWPVVGIWFASLGIATMAFNLNGFNFNQSILDTQGRPINSWADILNRANLGIEVIHERNAHQFPLDLASTEQQSVALSAPVIRG, via the coding sequence ATGACAACCACATATCAAACCGCCGTAAATCCGAACTTGTGGGAACGGTTTTGCAACTGGATTACCAGCACCAGCAACCGCCTCTATATTGGTTGGTTTGGCGTACTGATGATTCCCACCGGCTTAACCGCCACCATTGTTTACATTTTGGCAATGATTGCCGCACCGCCCGTCGATCTCGATGGAATTCGCGAACCCGTCTCCGGTTCCTTGCTCTCGGGCAACAACATCATTACCGCCACCGTCGTTCCCAGTTCCGCCGCCATCGGCTTACATTTATACCCTTTGTGGGAAGCCTCTTCGATGGATGAGTGGCTTTACAACGGCGGTCCTTATCAACTCGTCGTCTTCCATTTCCTCATCGCCATCTATGCGTATTTAGGGCGGCAATGGGAATTAAGCTATCGCCTGGGAATGCGCCCTTGGATTTGCGTTGCCTACTCCGCGCCCGTCGCCGCAGCAACCGCAGTGCTATTGGTGTATCCCATCGGACAAGGCAGCTTCTCCGACGGCTTAATGCTCGGCATCTCCGGAACTTTCAACTTCATGATTGTTTTCCAAGCCGAACACAACATCCTCATGCACCCCTTCCATATGCTGGGCGTAGCGGGAGTTTTTGGCGGCGCGCTATTCGCAGCCATGCACGGTTCCCTTGTCACCTCCAGTCTGGTGCGGGAAACCAGCGATAACGAGTCTACCAATGCCGGTTACAAGTTCGGGCAAGAGGAAGAAACCTATAATATCGTCGCCGCCCACGGCTACTTCGGACGATTGATTTTCCAATATGCGAGCTTTAACAACTCTCGATCCTTGCACTTTTTCCTCGCCGCTTGGCCCGTTGTTGGCATCTGGTTCGCCTCCCTGGGAATTGCAACGATGGCATTCAACTTGAATGGTTTCAACTTCAACCAATCGATTCTCGATACTCAAGGACGACCGATTAATAGCTGGGCGGATATTCTCAACCGCGCTAACTTGGGGATTGAAGTGATTCACGAACGAAATGCTCACCAATTCCCGCTCGATTTAGCCTCCACCGAACAACAGTCCGTCGCCTTAAGTGCGCCTGTTATTCGCGGCTAG
- a CDS encoding late competence development ComFB family protein — MKEEIESKNLSYRNALEPLVETEVRSQIEKFSSQRVEYLRPEEAIAFALNRLPPLYATTAEGWDEQQYRAIAQYDSHIKTAARWGIEVVQRNPYRMGTPLENRCQVS, encoded by the coding sequence ATGAAAGAGGAAATAGAGTCTAAAAACTTAAGCTATCGCAACGCTTTAGAGCCATTGGTAGAGACAGAAGTGCGATCGCAGATCGAAAAATTCTCATCTCAGAGGGTGGAGTATTTGCGTCCCGAAGAAGCGATCGCGTTTGCGCTCAATCGCTTGCCCCCATTATACGCCACAACAGCGGAAGGATGGGACGAACAACAATATCGCGCGATCGCTCAGTACGATTCTCACATCAAAACTGCCGCGCGTTGGGGAATTGAGGTGGTGCAACGCAATCCTTACCGCATGGGTACGCCTCTAGAAAACCGATGTCAGGTGTCTTAA